Proteins from a single region of Paraburkholderia sp. ZP32-5:
- a CDS encoding phosphatidylserine decarboxylase family protein has product MKNDQTPKPRTRRYRLGGWLPCEEAHLARYRMVLAAKARERASRGPRTSAVAELAELVQGDPVLRMDMTRAIDQARQAGYVLGYTSIDELMTIIDYLMTYAPPFSESDLIHCPLNAVLDWPMCMPSGYALFRDPAFNAQLKHVLNCWCGFLSGPHSREHLNTSSPDGWLCDEADKRIGLSQFLYDPSQPYWGFGSWNDFFTRRFRAGARPVAEPDNNKLIVSACEASPYNIQHDVQLQDTFWIKSQPYSLEDMFTSHQRELARCFAGGSIYQAFLSAFNYHRWHAPISGTIAQAYAVDGSYYSNADSEGEDPSGLNDSQGYITALAARAVIVIDCDDPAVGKVGCVFVGMADVSSCMIDALPGQYVRKGDELGFFQYGGSTFCLVFEAGVIESFIAKPPDDGKPPVKVNAAIARAAASKQSRGPNSPNSPNSR; this is encoded by the coding sequence ATGAAAAACGATCAAACGCCGAAGCCGCGCACGCGCCGATATCGCCTCGGCGGCTGGCTGCCGTGCGAGGAGGCGCATCTTGCGCGTTACCGGATGGTGCTCGCCGCGAAAGCGCGCGAACGTGCGAGCAGGGGGCCGCGCACCAGCGCGGTCGCCGAACTCGCGGAGCTGGTGCAAGGCGACCCGGTGTTGCGCATGGATATGACGCGCGCGATCGATCAGGCGCGACAGGCCGGCTACGTGCTCGGTTATACGTCGATCGACGAGCTGATGACGATCATCGATTACCTGATGACCTACGCGCCGCCGTTCAGCGAATCCGATCTGATTCATTGCCCGCTGAATGCGGTGCTCGATTGGCCGATGTGCATGCCGTCAGGCTACGCACTGTTTCGCGACCCGGCGTTCAACGCGCAACTAAAGCACGTGCTGAACTGCTGGTGCGGCTTCCTGAGCGGTCCGCATTCGCGCGAACATCTGAACACGTCGTCGCCCGATGGCTGGTTGTGCGACGAAGCCGACAAACGGATCGGCCTGTCGCAATTCCTCTACGACCCGTCTCAACCGTATTGGGGCTTCGGGTCGTGGAACGACTTCTTCACGCGGCGCTTTCGCGCAGGCGCGCGGCCGGTTGCCGAGCCGGACAACAACAAGCTGATCGTCAGCGCGTGCGAGGCGTCGCCGTACAACATCCAGCACGACGTGCAATTGCAGGACACATTCTGGATCAAGTCGCAGCCGTATTCGCTCGAAGATATGTTCACGTCGCACCAACGCGAACTGGCGCGGTGCTTCGCGGGCGGATCCATTTATCAAGCCTTTCTGAGCGCTTTCAACTATCACCGCTGGCATGCGCCGATCAGCGGCACGATTGCGCAGGCCTATGCAGTGGATGGCAGCTACTATTCGAACGCCGATAGCGAAGGCGAGGACCCGAGCGGGCTGAACGATTCGCAGGGCTACATCACCGCGCTCGCCGCGCGGGCGGTGATCGTGATCGATTGCGACGATCCTGCGGTGGGGAAGGTGGGTTGCGTGTTCGTCGGCATGGCCGATGTGTCGTCGTGCATGATCGATGCGCTGCCTGGGCAGTACGTGCGCAAGGGCGACGAACTGGGCTTCTTTCAGTATGGTGGGTCGACCTTCTGCCTCGTGTTCGAAGCCGGCGTGATCGAAAGCTTTATCGCGAAGCCGCCGGACGACGGCAAGCCGCCGGTCAAGGTGAATGCGGCGATTGCGAGGGCCGCGGCGTCTAAACAAAGCCGAGGTCCGAACTCGCCGAACTCGCCGAACTCGCGATAA
- a CDS encoding cation:proton antiporter domain-containing protein — protein MNDEWIWYLLIGALLTFMAVARGPIRRLPLTGAMIYLLVGIAIGPAVFGLVGVDLVGNTALLAALAEAGLVVSLFSIGMHLRVRLSNPLWLLPLRLGGPAMLVTVALMFGFTALLTGRADGAALFLAAALAPTDPVLANELRVTEAGDDEPLRFALSGEGGMNDGAAYPFALLGLALAGADMPGSGGAAQFAGSVVWGIASALVIGGVFAIVFARAIFFLRTRHGEALGLDGFLALGLMSTSYGAALLVHAYAFVAVFVAGVALRREELRATGDKNPVEVLEDVERGERREVAKDPEKAHAYLAESMMGFTLEMERIAELSLMLIIGCVVSAHWRDMLDVRAVLPAMFLFFVARPVSVVVAMFGARVDSSQRHLLGWMGIRGVGAFYYLMFGLQHARGAMTPLLPAVLDAIVLSVLLHGSTANYLLRRYFDRRR, from the coding sequence ATGAACGACGAATGGATCTGGTACCTGTTGATTGGCGCGCTGCTGACCTTCATGGCCGTCGCGCGCGGGCCGATTCGCCGTTTGCCGCTGACCGGCGCGATGATTTATCTGCTCGTCGGCATCGCGATCGGTCCGGCCGTGTTCGGTCTCGTCGGCGTCGATCTGGTCGGCAATACCGCGTTGCTGGCCGCGCTCGCGGAAGCCGGGCTGGTCGTGTCGCTGTTTTCGATCGGCATGCATCTGCGCGTGCGGCTGAGCAATCCGCTGTGGCTATTGCCGTTGCGGCTCGGCGGTCCGGCGATGCTCGTCACCGTCGCGTTGATGTTCGGCTTCACCGCGCTGCTGACGGGCCGCGCGGACGGCGCCGCGCTATTTCTCGCGGCCGCGCTCGCGCCGACCGATCCGGTGCTCGCGAACGAACTGCGCGTCACCGAGGCGGGCGATGACGAGCCGCTGCGCTTTGCGCTATCCGGCGAAGGCGGCATGAACGACGGCGCCGCCTATCCGTTTGCGCTGCTCGGCCTCGCGCTGGCGGGCGCGGATATGCCGGGCTCCGGCGGCGCCGCGCAATTTGCCGGCTCGGTCGTCTGGGGCATCGCGAGCGCGCTCGTGATCGGCGGCGTATTCGCAATCGTCTTCGCGCGCGCGATTTTCTTTCTGCGCACCCGTCATGGCGAAGCGCTCGGCCTCGACGGCTTTCTCGCGCTCGGCCTGATGTCGACCTCCTATGGTGCCGCGTTGCTGGTCCATGCGTACGCATTCGTCGCGGTGTTCGTCGCGGGCGTCGCGCTGCGTCGCGAGGAATTGCGCGCGACCGGCGACAAGAACCCGGTGGAAGTCCTCGAAGATGTCGAACGCGGCGAACGTCGCGAGGTGGCGAAAGATCCGGAAAAGGCGCACGCGTATCTCGCCGAATCGATGATGGGCTTTACGCTCGAAATGGAACGGATCGCGGAGTTGTCGCTGATGCTGATCATCGGCTGCGTCGTGTCCGCGCATTGGCGCGACATGCTCGACGTGCGCGCGGTATTGCCGGCGATGTTTCTGTTCTTCGTCGCGCGGCCGGTGTCCGTCGTGGTCGCGATGTTCGGCGCGCGCGTCGACAGCAGCCAGCGTCATCTGCTCGGATGGATGGGCATTCGCGGCGTCGGCGCGTTCTACTACCTGATGTTCGGCCTGCAGCACGCGCGCGGCGCGATGACGCCGCTGCTGCCCGCGGTTCTGGATGCGATCGTGTTGTCCGTGCTGCTGCATGGTTCGACCGCCAACTATCTGTTGCGGCGGTACTTCGATCGGCGTCGCTGA
- a CDS encoding organic hydroperoxide resistance protein: MSRIENVLYTGKTHTTGGRDGAARSSDGRLDVKLSSPGSAGAGTNPEQLLGAGWSACFIGALGLAARASHVSLPADTSVDAEIDLGTTDGAYFLQARLSVNLPGLPRDVGLALIERAHQTCPYSKALRGNVDVQTSLV, from the coding sequence ATGTCCCGAATCGAAAACGTGCTGTACACCGGCAAGACACACACGACCGGCGGCCGCGATGGCGCCGCGCGCAGCTCGGACGGCCGCCTCGATGTCAAATTGTCGTCGCCGGGTTCCGCGGGCGCTGGGACCAATCCCGAGCAACTGCTCGGCGCGGGCTGGTCCGCGTGCTTTATCGGCGCGTTGGGTTTGGCCGCGCGCGCATCGCATGTGTCGTTGCCGGCTGATACCAGTGTCGATGCCGAAATCGATCTGGGCACGACCGATGGCGCCTATTTCCTTCAGGCACGTCTAAGCGTGAATCTGCCGGGTCTGCCGCGCGATGTCGGGCTGGCGCTGATCGAGCGCGCGCATCAGACCTGCCCGTATTCGAAGGCGTTGCGCGGCAATGTGGATGTGCAGACGTCGCTGGTTTGA
- a CDS encoding dicarboxylate/amino acid:cation symporter: MKQNRLGLAILIGMLAGIVTGYLCHQYAAPATIKTIAAQFSLITDIFLRLIKMVIAPLVLTGLIAGLAALGNARTVGRIGLKALGWFFCASLVSLTIGLVLANLFDLGHTMQLPMPPNAADVSTSAFNLRNFVAHIVPSSVFASLASNEILPIVVFAVFFGIAAGTLKDRLPPALLASIDGLFAIMLKVTSYVMWFAPVGVFGAIAAVITVQGLGMLVTYGKFIGAVYFGMMVLWGVLLLAGYGVLGKSIFALMRLIREPMVIAFCTASSEAAYPKTIEQLTRFGVKPGISNFVLPLAYSFNLDGSMMYQAFAALFVAQAYNIHLSFGQQFLMLAVMMLTSKGVAGVPRAAIVVIAASLPMFGLPAEGVVLLLAIDQFIDMGRTTTNVVGNSVAAAVLARWENALAPWTGRAYPLNDELVVVAQAPEPLHHPG; the protein is encoded by the coding sequence ATGAAGCAGAATCGACTTGGCCTCGCCATTCTGATCGGCATGCTGGCCGGCATCGTCACCGGCTACCTGTGCCATCAGTACGCGGCGCCCGCTACCATCAAGACGATTGCCGCGCAGTTCTCGCTGATTACCGATATCTTCCTGCGCCTGATCAAGATGGTGATCGCGCCGCTGGTGCTCACCGGTCTGATCGCCGGGCTCGCGGCGCTCGGCAATGCGCGTACCGTCGGACGCATCGGATTGAAGGCGCTCGGCTGGTTCTTCTGCGCGTCGCTGGTGTCGCTGACGATCGGCCTCGTGCTCGCCAATCTGTTCGATCTCGGCCACACGATGCAACTGCCGATGCCGCCCAATGCGGCGGATGTCAGCACGTCGGCATTCAACCTGCGCAACTTCGTCGCGCATATCGTGCCGAGCAGCGTTTTTGCATCGCTGGCTTCCAACGAGATTCTGCCGATCGTCGTCTTCGCGGTGTTTTTCGGCATCGCGGCGGGCACGCTGAAAGACCGGCTGCCGCCGGCGCTACTCGCGTCGATCGACGGGCTGTTCGCGATCATGCTGAAGGTCACGTCGTACGTGATGTGGTTCGCGCCGGTCGGCGTGTTCGGCGCGATCGCCGCGGTGATCACGGTGCAGGGGCTCGGCATGCTGGTGACCTACGGCAAGTTCATCGGCGCGGTCTACTTCGGCATGATGGTGCTATGGGGCGTGCTGTTGCTGGCCGGCTACGGCGTGCTCGGCAAGTCGATATTCGCGCTGATGCGGCTGATTCGCGAACCGATGGTGATCGCGTTCTGCACCGCCAGCAGCGAGGCCGCGTATCCGAAAACGATCGAGCAGTTGACGCGCTTCGGCGTCAAGCCGGGCATCAGCAATTTCGTGCTGCCGCTCGCGTATTCGTTCAACCTCGACGGCTCGATGATGTACCAGGCGTTCGCCGCGCTGTTCGTCGCGCAGGCGTACAACATTCATTTGTCGTTCGGTCAGCAGTTCCTGATGCTCGCGGTGATGATGTTGACCAGCAAGGGAGTGGCCGGTGTGCCGCGCGCGGCGATCGTCGTCATCGCGGCGTCGCTGCCGATGTTCGGCCTGCCGGCCGAGGGCGTGGTGCTGCTGCTCGCTATCGATCAGTTCATCGACATGGGCCGGACCACTACCAATGTGGTCGGCAATAGCGTTGCGGCCGCGGTACTCGCGCGTTGGGAGAATGCGCTGGCGCCGTGGACTGGGCGCGCTTATCCGTTGAACGACGAGCTTGTGGTGGTCGCGCAGGCGCCTGAGCCGCTGCATCATCCGGGGTAG
- a CDS encoding D-cysteine desulfhydrase: MHLSRFPRIPLGHLDTPLEPLPRLSALLGGPTLYIKRDDCTGLATGGNKTRKLEFLMADAQRQGADTVITQGATQSNHARQTAAAAARLGMKSIVLLEDRTGSRDNAYLYSGNVFLERLMGAPTRTYAGGTDMNEAMRAVADEVRAAGGKPYVIPGGGSNALGALGYVNCALEILEQANRRQLRVHRVVHATGSAGTQAGLVAGFEGTHSGIDVLGIGVRAAREQQEANVFKLASETAELLGMPGVVKRERVMANCDYVGDGYGKPTAGMVEAVTLLARTEGILLDPVYSGKGMAGLIDLIRKGQFSRDENIVFVHTGGSAALFGYMDAFAAGLPPATDTRG, encoded by the coding sequence ATGCATCTCTCCCGCTTTCCCCGTATCCCGCTCGGCCACCTCGATACGCCGCTGGAACCGTTGCCGCGCCTGTCAGCGTTGCTCGGCGGCCCGACGCTCTATATCAAGCGCGATGACTGCACCGGCCTCGCTACCGGCGGCAACAAGACCCGCAAGCTCGAATTTCTGATGGCCGACGCGCAGCGCCAGGGCGCCGATACCGTGATCACGCAAGGCGCGACGCAATCGAATCACGCGCGCCAGACGGCCGCCGCCGCCGCGCGGCTCGGCATGAAGTCGATCGTGCTGCTGGAGGACCGCACCGGCAGCCGCGACAACGCCTACCTGTATTCGGGCAATGTGTTTCTCGAACGTCTGATGGGCGCGCCGACGCGCACCTATGCGGGTGGCACCGACATGAACGAAGCGATGCGCGCGGTGGCCGACGAAGTTCGCGCGGCCGGCGGCAAGCCCTACGTGATTCCCGGCGGCGGCTCCAATGCGCTCGGCGCGCTCGGCTATGTGAACTGCGCGCTGGAAATTCTCGAACAGGCGAACCGTAGACAACTAAGAGTGCATCGTGTGGTGCACGCAACCGGCAGCGCCGGCACCCAGGCCGGCCTCGTAGCCGGCTTCGAAGGCACGCACAGCGGCATCGACGTGCTCGGCATCGGCGTGCGCGCCGCGCGCGAGCAGCAGGAAGCGAACGTGTTCAAGCTCGCGAGCGAAACGGCCGAGCTTCTCGGCATGCCCGGCGTCGTGAAGCGCGAGCGCGTGATGGCCAATTGCGATTACGTCGGCGACGGCTACGGCAAGCCGACCGCCGGCATGGTCGAAGCGGTGACGCTGCTCGCGCGCACCGAGGGCATCCTGCTCGACCCGGTCTATTCGGGCAAGGGCATGGCCGGTCTGATCGATCTGATCCGCAAAGGCCAATTCTCGCGCGACGAAAACATCGTGTTCGTGCACACCGGCGGCAGCGCCGCGCTGTTCGGTTACATGGACGCGTTCGCGGCCGGGCTGCCGCCTGCTACCGATACGCGGGGCTGA
- a CDS encoding aspartate/glutamate racemase family protein, whose product MSEQAAIAAGDELVIGVLGGMGPQASADFLAKLVAATPVQREQDHLRVLLDSNPKVPDRNRAIAAGATGDNGASATDGPGPVLAAMARGLEQAGANLLVMACNTAHAFEADIRAAISVPFVSMIEEACDACARGLPGLRRVGVLAAQGCLDAGLYQRALARRGYEALLLAAPQQAHFMQLLYRIKLGDLSSELRAEMRTLAMNLIDAGADALVAGCTEVPLVLDPADLPQPLVDATANLAQRCVRYARRLEALPADALR is encoded by the coding sequence ATGAGCGAACAGGCAGCAATCGCCGCCGGCGATGAACTCGTCATCGGCGTGCTGGGCGGCATGGGCCCGCAGGCGAGCGCCGATTTTCTCGCCAAGCTGGTGGCCGCCACGCCGGTGCAGCGCGAGCAGGACCATTTGCGCGTGCTGCTCGATTCCAACCCGAAAGTCCCCGACCGCAATCGCGCGATCGCCGCCGGCGCAACCGGCGACAACGGCGCCTCGGCTACTGACGGCCCCGGTCCCGTGCTTGCCGCGATGGCGCGTGGTCTCGAACAAGCCGGCGCCAATCTGCTGGTGATGGCCTGCAACACCGCGCATGCGTTCGAAGCCGACATCCGCGCGGCGATTAGCGTGCCGTTCGTCAGCATGATCGAAGAAGCCTGCGATGCATGCGCGCGCGGCTTGCCCGGCCTGCGACGCGTCGGCGTGCTGGCCGCGCAAGGCTGTCTCGATGCCGGCCTCTATCAGCGCGCGCTCGCGCGACGCGGCTACGAGGCGCTGCTGCTCGCCGCGCCGCAACAGGCGCACTTCATGCAGCTGCTTTACCGCATCAAGCTCGGCGATCTGTCGAGCGAGCTGCGCGCGGAGATGCGCACGCTCGCGATGAACCTGATCGACGCCGGCGCCGACGCATTGGTGGCCGGCTGCACCGAAGTCCCGCTGGTGCTGGACCCCGCCGACCTCCCCCAACCGCTCGTCGATGCAACCGCCAATCTCGCGCAGCGCTGCGTGCGCTACGCCCGCCGTCTCGAAGCACTGCCGGCGGATGCGCTTCGTTGA
- a CDS encoding LysR family transcriptional regulator, producing MEFKWLEDFLSVAKLRNFSQAARERHATQPALSRRVKALEAWYGVPLVDRSTYPVVLTPAGDHFLPLAEQIVADLYRSRREARAEFGTNGQAVSFSMPHSLAVSFFPNWWKSQSQQGELTATVVTADFDECVELLLGGACQFLLCYCHDAVPHGLDAHGVRGVQVGRDRLVPVSARDAQGHVRFDLVAGTRAVTPLLGYPRNSFLGRIASMLHAQMESYAPAVLRYECALVEALKAEALLGEGVAWLPESMIGGELRAGTLQIVGDASLTAPLSILLCWPTASGAAAHEPALRIWNDAVSAEPRVKAARAQQEKEQVRSA from the coding sequence ATGGAGTTCAAGTGGCTGGAGGACTTCCTTTCAGTTGCGAAGCTGCGCAATTTTTCGCAGGCCGCGCGTGAGCGTCACGCGACGCAGCCGGCCTTGAGCCGTCGTGTGAAAGCGCTCGAAGCCTGGTACGGCGTGCCGCTCGTCGATCGCAGTACCTATCCGGTGGTGCTGACGCCGGCCGGCGATCATTTCCTGCCGCTCGCCGAGCAGATCGTCGCCGATCTTTATCGCAGCCGCCGCGAGGCCCGCGCGGAGTTCGGCACGAACGGCCAGGCGGTGAGCTTCTCGATGCCGCACTCGCTCGCGGTGTCGTTCTTTCCGAACTGGTGGAAGAGTCAGTCGCAACAGGGCGAACTCACGGCCACGGTGGTGACCGCCGATTTCGACGAATGCGTCGAGCTGCTGCTCGGCGGTGCCTGTCAGTTTCTGCTGTGCTATTGCCATGACGCGGTGCCGCACGGGCTGGACGCGCACGGCGTGCGCGGCGTGCAGGTTGGGCGCGACAGGCTGGTGCCGGTGTCGGCGCGCGACGCGCAAGGGCACGTGCGATTCGATCTTGTCGCCGGCACGCGCGCGGTGACGCCGTTGCTCGGTTATCCGCGCAATTCGTTTCTCGGCCGCATCGCGAGCATGCTGCATGCGCAGATGGAGTCTTATGCACCGGCCGTGCTGCGCTACGAATGCGCGCTCGTCGAAGCGTTGAAGGCCGAGGCGCTGCTCGGCGAGGGAGTGGCGTGGCTGCCGGAGTCGATGATCGGGGGTGAACTGCGCGCGGGCACGCTGCAGATCGTCGGCGATGCGTCGCTGACCGCGCCGCTATCGATCCTGCTCTGCTGGCCGACGGCGTCGGGCGCAGCCGCGCATGAGCCGGCTTTGCGTATCTGGAACGACGCGGTGAGCGCGGAGCCGCGCGTGAAGGCGGCCCGTGCACAACAGGAAAAGGAACAGGTGCGGAGCGCGTGA
- a CDS encoding GFA family protein: MKVEGSCHCGAIAYEATVDPQRAGLCHCTDCQTFSSAPYRASVPASADAFHLLRGEPKRYVKTGDSGAKRVQAFCADCGTPIYTCAPDHPTQFNLRLGTIRQRALIPPLRQIWCDSALPWSSNIEGLPKSERG, encoded by the coding sequence ATGAAAGTCGAAGGAAGTTGTCACTGCGGTGCGATTGCCTATGAAGCGACAGTCGATCCGCAACGCGCGGGGCTCTGCCACTGCACCGATTGCCAGACGTTCTCCAGCGCGCCGTATCGCGCCAGCGTTCCAGCCAGCGCCGACGCGTTTCACTTGTTGAGAGGCGAACCGAAGCGCTATGTGAAAACCGGCGATTCGGGCGCGAAACGCGTGCAGGCATTCTGCGCCGATTGCGGCACGCCGATCTATACGTGTGCGCCGGACCATCCCACCCAGTTCAATCTGCGGCTCGGCACGATCCGGCAGCGCGCGCTGATCCCGCCATTGCGGCAGATATGGTGCGACTCGGCGTTGCCGTGGTCGTCGAATATCGAAGGGTTACCGAAGTCCGAGCGAGGCTGA
- a CDS encoding MFS transporter, which yields MKQDINRWWTVVGGAMCLSVGAGVISAFMFGTFIKTIAAENGWSRAQVSLGLTIFEFAMGPGTIVLGSLIDRWGVRRPTLFFLAMFALSIALVAVIPVSLPLFCLVFVMVGLFAPGSNALPYAKVVCARFDRRRGLALGLTVGGTAIGAMLMPQYAGFLLRHFGWRTGYLGVAAMMAAISIPALYLLVRMPSGTDEAIARRTRQAADKLPSLWTIFRHDRTFRLLGISIFCMSGVLLALLSQLVPMMTDRGETVRAAASMLSIAGLSSAVGRLFAGYLMDRIHAPYVAAMSFTLTLCGVLILAAGATGHAAMVAAALFGVSIGAEADIITFIVSRYFDLRLFGRVCGGMWACWGWGAGIMIFLSGLCYDLLHSYHAALWVFAALALVSIVSIRRLGPYAYPEQRSPRDSAQRAQGGNAMAAASEVRYEAG from the coding sequence TTGAAGCAGGATATCAATCGATGGTGGACCGTCGTCGGCGGTGCCATGTGTCTGTCGGTCGGCGCGGGCGTGATTTCCGCGTTCATGTTCGGCACGTTTATCAAAACGATCGCGGCGGAAAACGGTTGGAGCCGCGCACAGGTGTCGCTCGGTCTGACCATCTTCGAGTTTGCGATGGGACCCGGCACCATCGTCCTCGGCTCGCTGATCGACCGTTGGGGCGTGCGGCGTCCCACTCTGTTCTTCCTCGCGATGTTCGCACTGTCGATCGCGCTCGTCGCCGTGATTCCGGTTTCGCTGCCGCTGTTCTGTCTGGTGTTCGTGATGGTCGGCCTGTTCGCGCCGGGCAGTAATGCGCTGCCGTACGCGAAGGTGGTCTGCGCGCGCTTCGATCGGCGTCGCGGTCTCGCGCTCGGATTGACCGTGGGCGGCACCGCGATCGGCGCGATGCTGATGCCGCAATACGCGGGTTTTCTGCTGCGTCATTTCGGCTGGCGCACCGGCTACCTCGGTGTCGCGGCGATGATGGCCGCGATCTCGATTCCCGCGCTCTATCTGCTGGTACGCATGCCGTCCGGCACCGACGAAGCGATCGCGCGGCGCACCCGCCAGGCCGCCGACAAACTGCCTTCGTTGTGGACCATCTTCCGCCACGACCGCACGTTCCGGCTGCTGGGCATCTCGATCTTCTGCATGTCGGGCGTGCTGCTCGCGCTGCTGTCGCAACTCGTGCCGATGATGACCGATCGCGGCGAAACCGTGCGCGCCGCCGCGAGCATGCTGTCGATCGCGGGTTTGTCGTCGGCGGTTGGGCGGCTGTTTGCCGGCTATCTGATGGACCGTATTCACGCGCCCTATGTCGCGGCGATGTCGTTCACGCTGACGCTGTGCGGCGTGCTGATTCTCGCCGCCGGCGCAACGGGGCACGCGGCGATGGTCGCGGCCGCGCTGTTTGGCGTCAGCATCGGCGCGGAGGCAGACATCATCACGTTCATCGTCAGCCGCTACTTCGACCTGCGGCTGTTCGGCCGCGTGTGCGGCGGTATGTGGGCATGCTGGGGCTGGGGCGCGGGCATCATGATCTTTCTGTCGGGCCTGTGCTACGACCTGCTGCATTCGTATCACGCGGCGTTGTGGGTGTTCGCCGCGCTCGCGCTGGTGTCGATCGTGTCGATCCGCCGGCTCGGGCCGTATGCGTATCCGGAGCAGCGCAGTCCGCGCGATTCGGCGCAGCGGGCGCAGGGTGGCAATGCGATGGCGGCTGCCAGCGAAGTCCGTTACGAAGCGGGCTGA
- a CDS encoding MFS transporter: MSRTSAKPWYREITASQWRVLLAAWGVWVNDALDFLAITFVLRDIAHAFGVSLDTASLLLLATYGVRWIGGLFFGGLSDRIGRKIPLLITLAWFTAGAVATGLSWNFMSLAVFRLLLGFGMAPGFSLGAAMVAESWPERYRAIGIGILDTGWGVGAIGAALAYEFVYPSFGWRGMFFVGLAPALVLALFIIFFVPESAAWKEKRAMSTTEGSKNPVSQLFSRYPGRVAYLALLMFVLCFGSWPFQALLPTYLRSLELPAAFVSSVAMASAVGQIFGFIASGFIAERLGRRLAISLMIGVGAICVAGVVAAAQTIAIALVCAFLSGFFLVGSSGIWGTILTENLPRDVRASGVGFLYNFGVIGGGVAPFIVLSTMHRLSLSMAIGIVLFTVGAAILGMVLLRFARETKGVDLAQLDQQG; the protein is encoded by the coding sequence TTGTCACGGACCTCAGCCAAGCCGTGGTACCGGGAAATCACAGCGTCGCAGTGGCGCGTTCTTCTGGCTGCATGGGGCGTGTGGGTCAACGATGCACTGGATTTCCTCGCAATCACCTTCGTGCTGCGCGACATCGCGCACGCGTTCGGCGTTTCGCTCGATACCGCGTCGCTACTCCTTCTCGCGACCTATGGCGTGCGCTGGATCGGCGGTCTGTTTTTCGGCGGTCTGAGCGACCGGATCGGCCGCAAGATCCCGCTGCTGATCACGCTGGCATGGTTCACCGCCGGCGCGGTCGCCACCGGCCTGTCGTGGAATTTCATGTCGCTGGCGGTGTTCCGCCTGCTGCTGGGTTTCGGCATGGCACCGGGCTTCTCGCTCGGCGCGGCGATGGTCGCGGAGTCGTGGCCTGAACGGTATCGCGCAATCGGTATTGGCATTCTCGATACGGGCTGGGGCGTCGGCGCAATCGGCGCGGCTCTCGCGTATGAGTTCGTCTACCCGTCGTTCGGATGGCGCGGCATGTTCTTCGTCGGCCTCGCACCCGCGTTGGTGCTCGCGCTTTTCATCATCTTCTTCGTGCCCGAATCGGCGGCGTGGAAAGAAAAGCGCGCGATGTCGACCACTGAAGGCAGCAAAAATCCAGTGTCCCAGCTATTCAGCCGCTACCCAGGACGCGTCGCCTATCTCGCGCTGCTGATGTTCGTGCTGTGCTTCGGTTCGTGGCCTTTCCAGGCCTTGCTGCCGACCTACCTGCGCTCGCTCGAACTTCCCGCCGCCTTCGTCAGCTCCGTTGCGATGGCGTCGGCCGTGGGCCAGATATTCGGCTTTATCGCGTCCGGCTTCATTGCCGAACGGCTCGGCAGGCGCCTCGCCATTTCGCTGATGATCGGCGTGGGCGCGATCTGCGTCGCGGGCGTGGTCGCGGCTGCACAGACGATCGCCATCGCGCTCGTGTGCGCATTCCTGAGCGGCTTCTTTCTAGTCGGCTCTTCCGGCATATGGGGCACGATATTGACGGAGAATCTGCCGCGCGACGTTCGTGCATCCGGTGTCGGCTTTCTTTATAACTTCGGCGTGATCGGCGGCGGTGTCGCGCCGTTTATCGTGCTGTCGACGATGCATCGGCTTTCGCTGTCGATGGCGATCGGCATCGTGTTGTTCACGGTTGGCGCGGCGATTCTGGGCATGGTGTTGCTTCGCTTCGCGCGCGAAACGAAGGGCGTCGATCTGGCGCAACTCGATCAGCAGGGCTAG